In Dolichospermum flos-aquae CCAP 1403/13F, the following proteins share a genomic window:
- a CDS encoding thermonuclease family protein: MNKLVKQGLVWLGAAMIAVSLIACDSLFPPQGDLVERVSDGDTLILKSADGKKFTVRFACIDAPEIAHSQTEKKSKITQDVNQFVWGMKAKTRIEELIKQTDNRVKLNMTDSDRYGRKVAEVRSKDGTFLQEVLLKEGLAKVYRPYLSKCPSRDIIQQAEAQAQKQRIGIWSDRKFIDPWDYRKANNSHRMKRTTDLKY, translated from the coding sequence ATGAATAAATTAGTGAAACAAGGATTAGTTTGGCTAGGTGCAGCTATGATTGCAGTTAGCTTAATAGCGTGTGATAGTTTGTTTCCTCCTCAAGGTGATCTAGTTGAACGGGTAAGTGATGGTGATACATTAATATTGAAAAGTGCTGATGGTAAAAAGTTTACGGTGCGGTTTGCTTGTATTGATGCTCCAGAAATAGCGCATTCTCAGACAGAAAAGAAGAGTAAAATTACTCAAGATGTCAATCAGTTTGTTTGGGGTATGAAAGCGAAAACACGGATAGAGGAACTGATTAAACAAACAGATAATCGTGTAAAGTTAAATATGACAGATAGCGATCGCTATGGGAGAAAAGTTGCTGAAGTTCGTTCAAAAGATGGTACGTTTTTACAGGAAGTCTTGTTAAAAGAAGGATTAGCTAAAGTATATCGTCCCTATTTAAGCAAATGTCCTAGTAGGGATATTATTCAACAAGCCGAAGCACAAGCGCAAAAACAAAGGATTGGTATTTGGAGTGATCGAAAATTTATTGATCCTTGGGATTATCGGAAAGCAAATAATTCACATAGAATGAAGAGAACCACTGATCTCAAATATTAA
- a CDS encoding transposase family protein, with protein MDQHGELLARPWLTTVIDTYSRCIIGINLGFDAPSSHVVALALRHAILPKKYGSEYGLHEEWGTYGKPEHFFTDGGKDFRSNHLQQIGVQLGFACHLRDSYGALRYRPSEGGIVERPFGTLNTDLFSTLPGYTGSNVQERPEEAEKEACLTLRELERLLVRYLVDKYNQSIDARLGDQTRYQRWEAGLIVAPNLISEEDLRICLMKKIRRSIYRGGYLQFENLTYRGENLAGYAGESVVLRFEPKDITTILVYRQTGSQEEFLARAYAQDLETEQLSLDEAKAMSRRIRQAGKEISNRSILAEVRDRETFVKQKKTKKERQKEEQAVVQKAKKPVPVEPLEEIEVASVETASEPDMPEVFDYEQMREDYGW; from the coding sequence GTGGATCAACATGGTGAACTTTTAGCTCGTCCTTGGCTGACAACAGTTATAGATACTTACTCCCGTTGCATCATCGGCATTAATTTAGGTTTTGATGCACCAAGTTCTCATGTTGTGGCTTTGGCTCTGCGTCATGCCATATTACCTAAAAAATATGGATCAGAATACGGACTACATGAGGAATGGGGAACTTATGGCAAACCAGAACACTTTTTCACTGATGGGGGTAAAGATTTTCGCTCTAACCATTTGCAACAGATTGGTGTGCAGTTAGGATTTGCTTGCCATCTCCGAGATTCCTACGGAGCGCTTCGCTATCGCCCCAGTGAAGGCGGTATTGTCGAACGTCCTTTTGGGACTTTAAATACTGATTTATTTTCTACCTTACCAGGATACACAGGCTCAAATGTGCAGGAACGTCCAGAGGAAGCGGAGAAAGAAGCCTGTTTAACTTTACGAGAATTAGAACGTCTATTGGTAAGGTATCTCGTAGACAAATATAACCAAAGTATTGATGCTCGTTTAGGAGATCAAACCCGTTATCAAAGGTGGGAAGCTGGGTTAATTGTTGCCCCCAATTTAATCTCAGAAGAAGATTTGCGTATTTGTTTGATGAAGAAAATTCGACGCTCGATTTACAGGGGTGGATATCTGCAATTTGAAAATCTCACATATCGGGGTGAAAACTTGGCTGGTTACGCTGGGGAAAGCGTGGTGTTGCGATTTGAACCCAAAGACATTACAACTATCTTGGTTTATCGTCAAACAGGTTCTCAAGAAGAATTTTTAGCTCGTGCTTATGCTCAAGATTTGGAGACGGAACAATTGTCTCTTGATGAGGCTAAAGCCATGAGTCGCAGGATTCGCCAAGCAGGTAAAGAGATTAGCAATCGTTCGATTTTAGCTGAAGTAAGAGACAGAGAAACTTTTGTTAAGCAAAAGAAAACCAAAAAGGAACGCCAAAAAGAAGAACAAGCTGTAGTTCAAAAGGCTAAAAAACCTGTGCCTGTTGAACCGCTAGAAGAAATAGAAGTGGCATCTGTGGAAACTGCCTCAGAACCGGATATGCCAGAGGTTTTTGATTATGAACAAATGCGCGAAGATTACGGGTGGTAA
- a CDS encoding TniQ family protein, whose translation MEVGEINPWLFQVEPYPGESLSHFLGRFRRANDLTTTGLGKAAGVGGAISRWEKFRFNPPPSRQQLEALAKVVGVDADRLEQMLPPAGVGMNLEPIRLCAACYVESPYHRIEWQFKVTQGCQHHHLSLLSECPNCGARFKVPALWVDGWCHRCFTSFGDMVKNQKGIRVSFELIILKVYY comes from the coding sequence ATGGAAGTTGGGGAAATTAATCCTTGGTTGTTTCAGGTAGAACCATATCCGGGAGAAAGTCTGAGTCATTTTTTGGGACGCTTTCGACGGGCAAATGATTTAACAACTACTGGTTTAGGTAAGGCTGCTGGGGTTGGGGGTGCGATATCCAGATGGGAAAAGTTTCGTTTTAATCCCCCTCCTTCTCGGCAACAGTTGGAGGCTTTGGCTAAAGTTGTGGGGGTTGATGCTGATAGGTTAGAGCAGATGTTACCACCTGCTGGGGTAGGAATGAATCTTGAACCTATTCGGCTTTGTGCTGCTTGTTATGTGGAGTCGCCTTATCATCGGATTGAGTGGCAGTTTAAGGTGACTCAGGGGTGTCAGCATCATCATTTAAGTTTGTTGTCTGAGTGTCCTAATTGTGGGGCTAGGTTTAAAGTTCCGGCGTTGTGGGTTGATGGTTGGTGTCATCGGTGTTTTACGTCTTTTGGGGACATGGTGAAGAATCAGAAGGGTATTCGAGTAAGTTTTGAATTGATTATACTGAAGGTATACTATTAG
- a CDS encoding HsdM family class I SAM-dependent methyltransferase, with protein MSQSGLLELAHEKLHWPTPQEILEPSGAGPNVYAQIAKEKLGRTISKLSDGHGVQIGVLSANPKGNSTETPIALVCDFPTEISEETLRKTHQLAWSFSRTPSLITTEPNRLRIWTCYEEPPKEKDIINPVIDVSKREIESFNQVSLSGQAAETLRLHWADLVSGQFFQEHSQRFQRKQAADQMLLKNLKSVRKRLQKNELDDDTIHDLLARIIFIQFLFDRQDSEGNPALNITLLDHLYINEKLLSARYSRLTDILRNHRDTYQFFRWLNGKFNGDLFPGKGATEEECEAEWQTEEQKVKQPHLNILADFVSGDVDIETGQLSLWPYYHFDVIPLEFISSIYEEFVSKDSGTGVHYTPEHIVDFVLDGVLPWHSQEWDIKIIDPACGSGIFLVKAFQRLIHRWEQAHPKTIQPSDLKYLLENNLFGVDVDAQAVRVASFSLYLTMLDKVEPQYYWENEFRFPRLRERQLIAADFFQEDKEGFRSVQDAGKYDLVVGNAPWGINTVTPAAKSWAGDVWTITYGNIGPLFLPKAAALTKSGGQVSMMQPALALIFNQVGTAQEFRARLFSEFKIEEIVNLSALRFGLFKDAISPTCIITMSAIPPDGEPLTYICPKPVMTNEDDYHIVIEPDYINTIYPQEAIRDPLVWTVLMWGGRRDLSLVRRLNQESSIEKLKSRGIAKTRQGVTKGNRKKLQNNLRNKRILKLTKFLELDKSFLYLNAEQLPINDDPYIDSGTGLSSLSAFQMPQMILKLSWQKKSGRFRSVIIKPDNTNQGIICSESYVSIHITEENISQLNAACLAYNSKLAVYYLLLASGRFASYIPEVNVDDLLRVPIPELSVGELHNIKTVDDIDERIRLAFEFKDSEWVLINDLFNYTLPDFKGDGASPGRKRTHRIDNSQFQNDTEPELTAYCEYFLRVLKAGFGQDKQVCATIFQEQTKTLLPIRLVAIHLNKPDSEGVHIKTIDSPDLMERLESLNKLYLERGSIEDGGIFYQRVARIYDSVDLNGVKIPTIYLIKPDKIRYWTRSMALRDADEVAADIMTWRTIFDEKSQVIEESYSA; from the coding sequence ATGTCACAGTCTGGACTACTTGAACTAGCACATGAAAAGCTTCACTGGCCAACTCCACAAGAAATTTTGGAGCCATCTGGTGCTGGTCCAAATGTTTATGCACAAATTGCTAAAGAAAAATTAGGTAGAACTATCAGCAAACTTTCAGATGGTCATGGTGTGCAAATAGGCGTGCTGTCCGCAAATCCTAAAGGTAACTCGACAGAAACACCCATTGCTCTGGTGTGTGACTTTCCCACAGAAATATCAGAAGAAACACTGAGAAAAACTCATCAACTTGCTTGGAGTTTTTCTCGTACACCATCACTAATTACAACAGAACCTAATCGCTTAAGAATTTGGACGTGCTACGAAGAACCTCCAAAAGAAAAAGATATTATCAATCCTGTAATTGATGTTTCCAAACGGGAAATTGAGTCATTTAATCAGGTGTCTCTTTCAGGTCAAGCTGCTGAAACTTTGCGGTTACACTGGGCTGATTTAGTATCAGGTCAATTTTTTCAAGAACATAGCCAGCGATTTCAACGAAAACAAGCCGCTGACCAGATGCTATTGAAAAATCTGAAAAGTGTTCGGAAAAGACTTCAAAAAAATGAACTTGATGATGATACAATTCATGATTTATTAGCAAGAATTATTTTCATTCAATTCCTTTTTGACCGTCAAGATTCTGAAGGTAATCCTGCCTTAAATATAACTTTACTGGATCACTTATATATAAATGAGAAATTATTATCCGCTAGATACTCTCGTTTAACTGACATATTAAGAAATCATAGAGATACTTACCAATTTTTCCGTTGGCTCAATGGCAAGTTTAATGGTGATTTATTCCCAGGTAAAGGTGCTACCGAAGAAGAATGTGAAGCTGAATGGCAAACAGAAGAACAAAAAGTTAAACAACCTCATCTAAATATACTTGCTGATTTTGTTAGTGGTGATGTAGATATTGAAACTGGACAATTAAGTCTATGGCCATACTACCATTTTGACGTTATACCTTTGGAGTTTATTAGCAGTATATATGAGGAGTTTGTTAGTAAAGACTCTGGCACAGGAGTTCATTACACACCAGAACATATAGTTGATTTTGTCCTAGATGGTGTTTTACCTTGGCATAGTCAAGAATGGGATATCAAGATTATTGATCCTGCTTGTGGTTCAGGAATTTTTCTGGTTAAAGCATTTCAGCGTTTAATTCATAGATGGGAACAAGCTCATCCGAAAACAATTCAGCCAAGTGATTTAAAATATTTACTAGAAAATAATTTATTTGGTGTTGATGTAGATGCTCAAGCAGTAAGAGTAGCATCTTTTAGTCTTTATTTAACTATGCTTGATAAAGTTGAACCTCAATACTATTGGGAGAATGAGTTTCGCTTTCCTAGATTACGTGAACGTCAATTAATTGCTGCTGATTTTTTTCAAGAAGATAAAGAAGGTTTTCGTTCTGTTCAAGATGCTGGTAAATATGATTTAGTCGTAGGTAATGCACCCTGGGGTATAAATACTGTGACTCCGGCAGCAAAATCTTGGGCTGGAGATGTTTGGACAATAACTTACGGTAATATTGGTCCGCTTTTTCTGCCAAAAGCTGCTGCTTTAACTAAATCTGGTGGACAAGTATCAATGATGCAACCTGCACTGGCTTTGATTTTTAATCAGGTTGGCACTGCTCAAGAATTTCGCGCTAGGCTTTTTTCAGAGTTTAAAATTGAAGAAATAGTTAATTTGTCTGCATTACGTTTTGGACTTTTTAAAGATGCTATTTCTCCAACTTGTATCATTACTATGTCAGCAATACCTCCTGACGGTGAGCCTTTGACATACATTTGTCCTAAGCCCGTTATGACAAATGAGGATGACTATCATATAGTAATTGAGCCAGATTATATTAATACAATTTACCCACAAGAGGCAATAAGAGATCCATTAGTTTGGACAGTTTTAATGTGGGGAGGAAGACGTGATCTATCCTTGGTAAGAAGATTGAATCAAGAATCAAGTATTGAAAAACTTAAATCCCGTGGCATTGCTAAAACACGTCAAGGAGTAACAAAAGGTAATAGAAAAAAATTGCAAAACAATCTAAGAAATAAACGAATTCTGAAATTAACCAAATTCCTTGAACTTGACAAAAGTTTTCTCTACCTAAACGCTGAACAACTTCCTATCAATGATGATCCATATATTGACTCTGGTACAGGGTTAAGTAGCCTATCTGCATTTCAAATGCCACAAATGATTTTAAAGTTAAGTTGGCAGAAAAAGAGTGGCAGATTTCGTTCAGTAATAATTAAACCTGATAATACAAATCAAGGAATTATTTGCTCTGAAAGTTATGTGAGTATACATATTACCGAAGAGAATATTTCACAATTAAATGCTGCTTGTCTAGCATACAACAGTAAGTTAGCTGTTTACTATTTACTACTTGCTAGTGGTCGTTTTGCCTCTTATATTCCAGAAGTCAATGTAGACGATTTACTGCGTGTGCCAATACCTGAATTATCGGTAGGAGAATTACATAATATAAAAACAGTTGATGATATAGATGAGCGCATACGACTAGCTTTTGAATTTAAAGATAGTGAATGGGTGCTAATTAATGATTTATTTAATTACACTCTGCCAGACTTTAAAGGAGATGGTGCTTCACCAGGACGCAAAAGAACTCACCGTATAGATAATAGTCAATTTCAGAATGATACTGAACCTGAACTTACGGCATATTGTGAGTATTTCTTGCGAGTTCTTAAAGCAGGATTTGGACAAGATAAACAAGTTTGCGCCACCATATTTCAGGAACAAACTAAGACTCTTCTTCCTATTCGCTTAGTAGCTATTCATCTTAATAAACCTGATTCTGAAGGTGTTCATATTAAAACTATTGACTCTCCTGATTTAATGGAACGATTGGAAAGCTTAAATAAGTTGTATCTGGAAAGAGGAAGTATAGAAGATGGTGGCATCTTTTATCAGCGTGTTGCCAGGATTTATGATTCAGTAGATTTGAATGGAGTAAAAATTCCTACTATTTATTTAATCAAACCTGACAAAATTCGTTATTGGACTCGCTCTATGGCTTTAAGAGATGCTGATGAAGTAGCCGCAGATATTATGACGTGGCGGACAATATTTGATGAAAAATCGCAGGTTATAGAGGAGTCATATAGTGCTTAG
- a CDS encoding MerR family transcriptional regulator: protein MQETFFTSKEAAQITGCTLRQIQYWREKGIVVPVIGDTGTGRSIYYSRSNLVELAALVYWLSTGISFDIACFILKQLKEQEPELFISGQGRRFMLLLSQDDSLSLVEFDRKRAIASLDEGKSVIPVWLDVIYQGLASKLPR, encoded by the coding sequence ATGCAAGAAACATTTTTCACAAGTAAGGAAGCGGCTCAAATTACAGGTTGTACTCTCCGCCAGATCCAGTATTGGCGAGAGAAAGGGATTGTTGTGCCTGTGATTGGTGATACGGGTACGGGACGCAGTATTTATTACTCCAGGTCTAATCTGGTGGAACTGGCTGCTTTGGTATATTGGCTGTCTACGGGGATAAGTTTTGATATTGCTTGTTTTATTCTGAAACAACTGAAGGAACAAGAACCGGAGTTGTTTATTTCTGGTCAGGGGAGGCGGTTTATGTTGTTGTTATCACAGGATGATTCGCTTTCTTTGGTAGAATTTGACAGGAAAAGAGCGATCGCATCTCTGGATGAAGGTAAATCTGTGATTCCTGTATGGTTAGATGTTATTTATCAGGGGTTAGCAAGCAAGTTACCAAGGTAG